From Oryza sativa Japonica Group chromosome 4, ASM3414082v1, one genomic window encodes:
- the LOC4336509 gene encoding vesicle-associated protein 1-2 isoform X2, with translation MGSDSKELLGIEPLELRFSFETKKQISCSMQLTNRTDDYIAFKVKTTSPKKYCVRPNSGIVPPRSTSDVIVTMQAQREAPADMQCKDKFLVQSVVVTEGTTTKDVTGEMFNKGSGNVVDERKLKVVYVQPPRPPSPVREGSEEGSSPRASLSEGGNLNYQDTTRESDEPPLLSATRAHKDAEDVTSDSETSALISRLTEERNSAIQQNNKLLEEMDLVRREISKQNGGFPFVFVVVVALLGILLGYIMKR, from the exons ATGGGCTCCGACTCCAAGGAGTTGCTCGGGATCGAGCCGCTCGAGCTCCGGTTCTCCT TCGAGACGAAGAAGCAGATCTCATGCTCCATGCAGCTGACGAACAGAACAGATGACTACATCGCCTTTAAG GTCAAGACAACTAGCCCAAAGAAGTACTGCGTCAGGCCGAACAGTGGCATTGTGCCGCCACGGTCCACCAGCGATGTCATCG TAACAATGCAAGCCCAACGGGAGGCACCAGCAGACATGCAGTGCAAAGACAAGTTTCTAGTGCAGAGCGTTGTGGTGACTGAAGGCACAACAACCAAGGATGTCACTGGAGAGATG TTTAACAAAGGATCAGGTAATGTGGTGGATGAGAGGAAGTTGAAGGTTGTCTATGTCCAACCACCACGACCACCATCCCCCGTGCGTGAGGGATCTGAAGAAGGCTCGTCTCCTCGGGCTTCATTATCAGAAGGGGGCAACTTGAATTATCAAGAT ACAACTCGGGAATCTGATGAGCCACCATTGCTATCT GCTACAAGAGCACACAAGGATGCAGAAGATGTAACATCTGATTCTGAG ACATCTGCTTTGATTTCAAGATTGACAGAAGAAAGAAACTCTGCTATTCAGCAGAACAATAAGCTTCTCGAGGAGATG GACCTTGTGAGGAGGGAAATTAGCAAGCAGAATGGTGGTTTCCCTTTTGTGTTCGTGGTGGTCGTTGCTCTTCTGGGAATTCTACTGGGGTATATCATGAAGAGATAG
- the LOC4336509 gene encoding vesicle-associated protein 1-2 isoform X1 produces MGSDSKELLGIEPLELRFSFETKKQISCSMQLTNRTDDYIAFKVKTTSPKKYCVRPNSGIVPPRSTSDVIVTMQAQREAPADMQCKDKFLVQSVVVTEGTTTKDVTGEMFNKGSGNVVDERKLKVVYVQPPRPPSPVREGSEEGSSPRASLSEGGNLNYQDTQTTRESDEPPLLSATRAHKDAEDVTSDSETSALISRLTEERNSAIQQNNKLLEEMDLVRREISKQNGGFPFVFVVVVALLGILLGYIMKR; encoded by the exons ATGGGCTCCGACTCCAAGGAGTTGCTCGGGATCGAGCCGCTCGAGCTCCGGTTCTCCT TCGAGACGAAGAAGCAGATCTCATGCTCCATGCAGCTGACGAACAGAACAGATGACTACATCGCCTTTAAG GTCAAGACAACTAGCCCAAAGAAGTACTGCGTCAGGCCGAACAGTGGCATTGTGCCGCCACGGTCCACCAGCGATGTCATCG TAACAATGCAAGCCCAACGGGAGGCACCAGCAGACATGCAGTGCAAAGACAAGTTTCTAGTGCAGAGCGTTGTGGTGACTGAAGGCACAACAACCAAGGATGTCACTGGAGAGATG TTTAACAAAGGATCAGGTAATGTGGTGGATGAGAGGAAGTTGAAGGTTGTCTATGTCCAACCACCACGACCACCATCCCCCGTGCGTGAGGGATCTGAAGAAGGCTCGTCTCCTCGGGCTTCATTATCAGAAGGGGGCAACTTGAATTATCAAGAT ACGCAGACAACTCGGGAATCTGATGAGCCACCATTGCTATCT GCTACAAGAGCACACAAGGATGCAGAAGATGTAACATCTGATTCTGAG ACATCTGCTTTGATTTCAAGATTGACAGAAGAAAGAAACTCTGCTATTCAGCAGAACAATAAGCTTCTCGAGGAGATG GACCTTGTGAGGAGGGAAATTAGCAAGCAGAATGGTGGTTTCCCTTTTGTGTTCGTGGTGGTCGTTGCTCTTCTGGGAATTCTACTGGGGTATATCATGAAGAGATAG
- the LOC4336510 gene encoding uncharacterized protein produces MKLQCRFRGQPRPASGTPALRRRHVQRLRAPAGERPREVQSVLKAQMSSCTMASLICSQIKLSKAHIRNRRQIHENGQIRLPKSLYWKPLHSGHFENIVLRCTQNLSWEASLPYASAEDGANIIKGTEVVEPIDTEEAPEIPILQSDQDFVEVIKEPSMQLTTFKLPIWLLGPSILLVTSIVPTLWLPLSSVFLGPNIAGLLSLVGLDFIFNMGAMLFFLMADACGRPEANSSELIKQIPTSYRFWNLAASIVGFLVPLALFFASHKGTLQPHIPFIPFAVLLGPYLLLLSVQVLTEMLTWHWKSPVWLVAPVVYEGYRVLQLMRGLQLADEITAPGWMVQSLRGLVSWWVLVLGIQLMRVAWFAGLKFASTSSTKCYSDATPGTVWGCSQVPSSSTSSVDRIDEQLSDCV; encoded by the exons ATGAAGCTGCAGTGCAGGTTCAGGGGGCAGCCGCGACCTGCGTCCGGGACTCCGGCGCTGCGACGACGACACGTTCAGAGACTCCGGGCTCCCGCCGGCGAGAGGCCGAGGGAAGTCCAATCCG TGTTGAAGGCACAGATGTCATCCTGTACCATGGCCTCTTTAATTTGTTCACAGATAAAATTAAGCAAAGCACATATTAGGAACAGGAGACAGATTCATGAGAATGGACAAATCAGATTGCCTAAATCTCTTTATTGGAAACCTCTACACTCTGGccattttgaaaatattgtcttGCGATGCACTCAAAATTTGTCTTGGGAGGCCTCCCTTCCATATGCCTCTGCAGAAGATGGTGCCAACATTATTAAGGGAACTGAAGTTGTTGAACCTATTGATACAGAAGAAGCACCAGAAATTCCGATCCTCCAGAGTGACCAGGATTTTGTGGAGGTGATAAAAGAACCTTCCATGCAGCTGACAACTTTTAAACTGCCAATTTGGCTTTTAGGGCCTTCAATTCTGTTGGTTACGAGTATAGTTCCAACTTTATGGCTACCATTGTCTTCAGTGTTTCTTGGTCCCAACATTGCCGGCCTTCTATCCCTAGTGGGACTTGACTTCATTTTTAACATGGGAGCAATGCTGTTTTTCCTTATGGCTGATGCTTGTGGGCGTCCGGAGGCCAATTCATCCGAACTGATAAAGCAGATCCCAACTTCTTACAGGTTCTGGAATCTGGCTGCCAGCATAGTAGGCTTTCTTGTTCCTTTGGCCCTGTTTTTCGCATCTCATAAGGGTACTCTGCAGCCACATATACCATTCATTCCGTTTGCAGTGCTGCTTGGACCATATCTCTTGCTCCTTTCTGTACAAGTTTTGACTGAGATGCTTACTTGGCACTGGAAATCGCCAGTTTGGTTGGTGGCCCCTGTGGTTTATGAGGGTTACCGAGTTCTACAGCTGATGAGGGGTCTTCAGTTAGCCGATGAGATCACTGCGCCTGGATGGATGGTGCAAAGTCTTCGTGGTTTGGTGTCATGGTGGGTTCTGGTTCTAGGCATCCAACTGATGCGCGTGGCTTGGTTTGCTGGACTCAAATTTGCAAGCACTTCAAG CACGAAATGCTATTCTGATGCTACTCCTGGCACCGTCTGGGGTTGCTCACAGGTGCCTTCTTCATCAACTAGTTCAGTAGATCGTATAGACGAACAATTATCAGACTGTGTGTAA
- the LOC4336511 gene encoding peroxisomal membrane protein 11-4, with product MSAGDTLDKLVVFLAKRDGIDKLVKTFQYVSKLAHWAAESSSPGLAGRAKNWETSAGLSRKAFRTGRFLTGLNGLRRAPGEFGALAVLANAGEMVYFFFDHFTWLSRVGVLDAWLARRMSFISAFGESVGYVFFIAMDLIMIRRGLRQERKLLREGGKDKDKEVKKIRMDRVMRLMATAANVADLVIGIADIEPNPFCNHAVTLGISGLVSAWAGWYRNWPS from the coding sequence ATGAGCGCCGGCGACACGCTCGACAAGCTCGTGGTCTTCCTCGCGAAGCGCGATGGCATCGACAAGCTGGTCAAGACGTTCCAGTACGTGTCCAAGCTCGCGCACTGGGCGGCGGAGTCGTCCAGCCCGGGCCTCGCCGGGCGCGCCAAGAACTGGGAGACGTCCGCGGGGCTCAGCCGCAAGGCCTTCCGCACGGGCCGCTTCCTCACGGGGCTCAACGGGCTGCGCCGCGCGCCGGGGGAGTTCGGCGCGCTCGCCGTGCTCGCCAACGCCGGCGAGATGGTCTACTTCTTCTTCGACCACTTCACGTGGCTCTCCCGCGTCGGCGTCCTCGACGCCTGGCTCGCGCGACGCATGAGCTTCATCTCCGCCTTCGGCGAGTCCGTCGGCTACGTGTTCTTCATCGCCATGGACCTCATCATGATCAGGAGGGGCCTCAGGCAGGAGAGGAAGCTGCTCAGGGAGGGCGGGAAGGACAAGGACAAGGAGGTGAAGAAGATCCGGATGGACAGGGTGATGCGGCTCATGGCGACGGCCGCCAACGTCGCCGACCTCGTCATCGGCATCGCGGACATCGAGCCCAACCCGTTCTGCAACCACGCTGTCACGTTGGGGATCAGTGGGCTCGTCTCGGCGTGGGCCGGCTGGTACAGGAACTGGCCGTCGTGA